ATTTGTTTGACACCAGTAAGGCAAGAATTTCCTGTGCTCTCGGCTCTCAAACCCTAACCCGCTTCGCTTCAGGCCGGTGCCGCTGCCAGAGCCATGTGAGGATCATCAGGCTGATGAAGGCGAGTCCGGTCCAGCCAATGCCGAACTTCAGGAAGTCGCCTGCGGCCCACTGTCCGATCAGGGAGCCCAGCAGGCCTGCCCCTGCACTGCTGACAAATCCGATGATGCTGCTCGCAAATCCTGCGATGTTGCCCAGAGGTTCAAGGGCTGCACTGTTGGCATTCGGGAAGGTGATGCTCATGAAGAACAAGACCAGGCTGATGTGCAACCACACCCCGATCACCTGGTGGTCCAGCAGGGCGTGGGGCACGGTCAGGAAGCTGATGGCACAGATGCCCCACAGGGCGTAGCGGATCAGTTTGTGCAGGCCCAGACGCGTCACCAGGGCACCATTCACAAAGGCCCCGAGGGTCTGCATGATGCCTGTTGCTCCGAAAGCCAGGGCGAATTGTGTGTTGCTGAGCCCCAGGAAGCTCTTGTACATCTGGGGTGCACTCATCAGGTAGGTGTACAGGATGGCGAAGGTGAAGGTGAGGATCAGGGTGTAGGCCACACTCTGTTTGTTGTGGAAGACCTGGGAGGCTGCATTTCTCAGGTTGGTAAAGTTCTGCACCCTGCGTTTCTCTGCAGGGAGGGTTTCATGCAGCCTGAGCCCTGCCCACAGCATCAGAACACCTGTGAGGGCAGCAATGAAAATGAAGATGGCATGCCAGCCCCATTGCAGAAAAACCGTCCCGATGCTTGGGGCAATCACTGGAGCAATCAGGAAGACCATCATGGCAAAGGACA
This DNA window, taken from Deinococcus cellulosilyticus NBRC 106333 = KACC 11606, encodes the following:
- a CDS encoding multidrug effflux MFS transporter codes for the protein MTVPTQLQNPRPRNSTLEIILMVGLLQAISAFTIDIMLPALSIMSQDFGVSETRAQLIVGVYFFGFAAGQLIHGPLSDQYGRKPILMGALGLYLLATIGILFTQDFTLLLALRALQGLLGAGMRIVPTALIRDQYAGAEMARIMSFAMMVFLIAPVIAPSIGTVFLQWGWHAIFIFIAALTGVLMLWAGLRLHETLPAEKRRVQNFTNLRNAASQVFHNKQSVAYTLILTFTFAILYTYLMSAPQMYKSFLGLSNTQFALAFGATGIMQTLGAFVNGALVTRLGLHKLIRYALWGICAISFLTVPHALLDHQVIGVWLHISLVLFFMSITFPNANSAALEPLGNIAGFASSIIGFVSSAGAGLLGSLIGQWAAGDFLKFGIGWTGLAFISLMILTWLWQRHRPEAKRVRV